atatatgtatattatggcatacatatacacacatatacatTCATCACATATAAACATGCATATTctaatatgtaaaaattaatacatgTGTTTTTTACtacatacatttatatagcatatatttatataaatacataaatattacatatatattacatatataaatatatttggttcctttttttttttttctgcaaaaaaattaaacattGTTGTGATGTGGATCATCAGGTTTTACGGGTAAAGCAGGTATTGGCttgaatatataagaatCAACAACATCAAGAAGAAATTGACTTACTCTTGCTGATGCATCCTTATATTGATCATCTGTAAATTTAACATCCTTGACATATTCATAGGTGTCAAATAACATTCTGACCAATTTCTTATCATGCATGATACGCTTCTTCTCCTTAACTTCTCTTGCATGATCAACATTAATAGAAACTTCTTCTATTACTCTTTGTTCAACCCATAAGTAATCGTCAACTTTCTTAATGTAATCTTCGGTAACTTCTTTGTCGGtacaaaaagaaattaaacgATCACTTATTCTGTTGACAATGTTATCTTGGACATGTTCTTCAATAAGAAAATAGTTATACCTATTTTGATTCTTGCGAACATATCTCCTGATACTAACCCTATCCTTAAGAGCAAAATTAAACTTCTCAGGATCTTTACTAAGGGTCATCaacaaataaatgtaatCGCTGCAGGCATGAAACTCTATATCCCCAACTTTTCTAATACGAACGGAGAGAGGGGCATGAGTTTCATGTTCATAGTGATAATCATGGATATTTCCAAAATTATCCAAGGGCTTGGTACTATCCTTTTGCACCTTACTCATAATGCCTTTGCAAAAAAGTTTCAGGATCAACGTGGGATACAAATAaggaaagaaaatatatatataaaaaaagaaaaaaaaaaaaaaaaaaaagcaaatggatataaataaaaactgtagaagaaatataaaaaaaataagaatgtaAATAAgaacaataaaatattcagTAAATATGTAATTTATTTGTAGTATCTtatttgaataaataaacacttacacataaatataaataaataaaaatatatataaattttaacaCATAAAAAAGTAAAACCTTCAAtttgaacatataaaaacttaaatatgtgaaaaaataagaaaatgtaaaaaaaaaatatatctaataataattattatttgtagaagaatttttgttttatgcTTAAATTGgaaaaaattttgaaaaaaaaaaaaaataaaaaaaaataaaaaaaaaaaaaaaaaaaaaaaaaaaaaaaaaaaaaaatatatttttaattttaaattttaaattttaattttaatttttaattttaattttaattttaattcttaattttttttttttttttttttttttttttataagccTTAGAAGTacagttatatataaaatatatataattgtacaataatttttttttttttttttttttttttttttttttgttataattgcatgaaaaaaaaaaaaaaaaaaaaatacataggatacatattatatatatatatatattttttttttttttttttttttttttttttttttttttttattagtaTCTGTACACATCAGTATTTGTATTTCTTAAGGATCCAACATGATATAGACACATTTTTGTAGGTGcatgtagaaaaaaaaaaaaaaaaaaaaaaaaaattttaaggtTCCCAAAATATATAGCATGCATATTTCcttgcaaaaaaaaaaaaaaaaaaaaaaaaaaaaaaaaaaaatttaaggtTCCCAAAATATATGGCATGCATATTTccttttaaaagaaaaagaaaaaaaaaaaaaaaaaaaaaaaaaaaaaaaaatttaaggtTCCCAAAATATATGGCATGCATATTTccttttaaaagaaaaaaaaaaaaaaaaaaaaaaaaaaaaaaaaaaatttaaggtTCCCAAAATATATAGCATGCATATTTccttttaaaagaaaaaaaaaaaaaaaaaaaaaaaaaaaaaaaaaaaaaaaattttaaggtTTCCAAAATATATAGCATGCATATTTccttttaaaagaaaaaaaaaaaaaaaaaaaaaaaaaaaaaaaaaaaaaaattttaaggtTTCCAAAATATATAGCATGCATATTTCCttgtaaaagaaaaaaaaaaaaaaaaaaaaaaaaattttaaggttcccaaaatatttatcatgCATATTTCCttgtaaaagaaaaaaaaaaaaaaaaaaaaaaaattttaaggttcccaaaatatttatcatgcatatttccttttaaaaatatatatatatatatatatatttaatagtttaatatatttatgtattccTTCATTTTTACATAGCCTATAATAGTATTtctttgaaaatattttctgaTATTTCATTTGTAATAAAAGTAGATTTATATTTCCTTGTACatcaaagaaaataaaactatagctatattatatacatagtACCTTTataaagtattatatattcaactACTTATATACTAATATTCTTGTTGCTTTATTTCCAacttttacatatataagtTCAATAGGTTTACAAAAAAATCGTTTTAAAATGACTAATTATGATAAATTCTattttatacaaaatataatgtaaaaCTATTACAACATATTAACCGTTTCTATTAtactttcattttattttataatttttttttttttttaatgttatattatttttttttatgagtTATTCAAATGCTTTATATGTTGATTGattaataaatacatttatgCACACATGAACacgaaatattatatatatatatttataaaataaaatcaaattaaagatatatatagaacataatgtataaatataaagatacatatttataaatatatatatatatatatacatatataaatatatatacatatatatatatatataatgaatacttcttaattaataatttgaataagaataattaattcatacaatatatatttgttgtcatcataaaggaatatataaaattttctataataatgattaaacattataataaaaaatttcctGTAAATATTCTTATTCAAATTAAACTTGATGCCAAAAATATACTTAATTAatcaaaagaagaaataaataataatcataaaaa
This region of Plasmodium sp. gorilla clade G2 genome assembly, chromosome: 13 genomic DNA includes:
- a CDS encoding gamete antigen 27/25 gives rise to the protein MSKVQKDSTKPLDNFGNIHDYHYEHETHAPLSVRIRKVGDIEFHACSDYIYLLMTLSKDPEKFNFALKDRVSIRRYVRKNQNRYNYFLIEEHVQDNIVNRISDRLISFCTDKEVTEDYIKKVDDYLWVEQRVIEEVSINVDHAREVKEKKRIMHDKKLVRMLFDTYEYVKDVKFTDDQYKDASARVSQFLLDVVDSYIFKPIPALPVKPDDPHHNNV